The ANME-2 cluster archaeon genome window below encodes:
- a CDS encoding methanogenesis marker 6 protein codes for MSDDDIISKMVVLHSTYTLPSDLVIKIYESKADVTVKETCFGLVIEGKRSEVNRVARELRNLDPNRIFIKERGVPPGDKYLCRAGRGGGPKPGFHHHEVEFALLPYFSEALAEIDRGEIPKIKDVARPHITIDELKDIIEKEVKKSE; via the coding sequence ATGAGTGACGATGATATAATTAGCAAGATGGTAGTGCTGCATTCCACCTATACCCTGCCCAGTGACCTGGTAATTAAGATATACGAGAGCAAGGCAGATGTTACGGTCAAAGAGACCTGTTTCGGTCTTGTTATCGAAGGTAAAAGGTCTGAAGTGAACAGGGTAGCCAGGGAACTCAGGAACCTGGACCCCAATCGTATATTTATCAAAGAGCGGGGTGTGCCTCCGGGGGACAAATACCTCTGCAGAGCAGGACGTGGCGGAGGTCCAAAACCAGGATTCCACCACCATGAAGTAGAATTTGCCCTCCTGCCTTATTTTAGTGAGGCATTGGCCGAGATAGACAGAGGCGAGATCCCAAAGATAAAAGACGTTGCACGACCGCATATTACCATTGACGAATTGAAAGACATAATTGAGAAAGAGGTTAAGAAATCAGAGTGA
- a CDS encoding methanogenesis marker 5 protein, with the protein MVKVFIYPSNSLILSDLVDRFGHEPLAMMQEIGKNIRTAGLDSPPINITPEDPKRGLKYAAVEVPAGVRGRMSLLGPLLEEAEAGIIVKEPDISFGCMGCARTNELINFLVRAKKIPLLELNYPNTEEDAKTFVYRIREFLDGLSASGTGKGDE; encoded by the coding sequence ATGGTTAAGGTTTTCATTTACCCCAGTAATAGTTTGATACTGTCAGACCTCGTGGACAGGTTCGGTCACGAACCTCTGGCCATGATGCAGGAGATAGGGAAGAATATACGCACGGCCGGTCTGGATTCGCCGCCTATCAATATTACCCCCGAGGACCCGAAACGGGGATTGAAGTATGCAGCTGTTGAGGTCCCTGCAGGTGTGAGGGGCAGGATGTCATTGCTGGGTCCACTGCTCGAGGAGGCAGAGGCAGGCATTATTGTAAAAGAGCCTGATATCTCTTTTGGATGTATGGGTTGCGCCCGTACAAATGAGCTTATCAATTTCCTGGTGCGGGCCAAGAAAATACCTCTCCTTGAGCTGAATTATCCCAATACAGAGGAAGACGCAAAGACATTCGTGTACAGGATACGTGAGTTTCTGGACGGTTTGTCAGCCAGTGGAACCGGAAAGGGGGATGAGTGA
- a CDS encoding YeeE/YedE family protein: MNSLLVGLLFGIAFGAVLQRGRFCMASAARDLFMTKDTYLAKGVIYAILFTSIGFFTVESLGLIEFQVKPLGLHNVIGGLLFGVGMVLAGGCASGVLFRAGEGYVTAFTAILGVLTGMAVYAELHQYLLKNVIGPTTVGKITLYGWLGISPWVLIVAMVVVVVGMKYRKKSGKSDRPDDPGKFEESEQSA, encoded by the coding sequence ATGAATTCGCTACTGGTCGGATTATTGTTCGGGATTGCCTTCGGAGCAGTGCTCCAGCGGGGCAGGTTCTGCATGGCATCGGCAGCAAGGGACCTCTTTATGACAAAGGATACCTATCTTGCAAAGGGTGTTATATATGCAATACTTTTCACATCCATTGGTTTTTTTACGGTTGAATCGCTCGGGCTCATAGAATTCCAGGTAAAACCGTTAGGACTTCATAATGTGATTGGCGGATTGCTTTTCGGTGTGGGTATGGTGCTGGCAGGCGGGTGCGCATCGGGCGTGCTGTTCAGGGCAGGAGAAGGATATGTGACCGCATTCACTGCAATCCTGGGAGTACTGACCGGCATGGCCGTATATGCGGAATTGCACCAGTACCTGCTAAAAAATGTTATTGGACCCACAACCGTGGGGAAGATAACCCTGTATGGCTGGCTTGGCATAAGTCCGTGGGTACTTATCGTCGCCATGGTCGTTGTGGTCGTGGGAATGAAATACCGTAAAAAATCCGGTAAATCCGATAGACCCGATGACCCCGGCAAATTCGAGGAATCTGAACAATCCGCGTGA
- a CDS encoding YeeE/YedE family protein, whose amino-acid sequence MRYLPPWVTGLLLAVLNTLLFVYFNRPWGIGGAEMKLVAAVENRVIPSHVSSNLHFQTFTPEVNWFVMFIIGIVIGAFISANLGRDFKVRVPQERKWLAYTFMGGMLMGLGERIGNGCNVGHILSGVPQFSIASLVGGVFIVVGAYAGSKIIVRLV is encoded by the coding sequence ATGCGCTATCTTCCGCCCTGGGTCACCGGTCTGCTTCTTGCTGTACTGAACACACTTCTGTTTGTATATTTCAACAGGCCATGGGGCATCGGCGGCGCGGAAATGAAACTGGTTGCCGCAGTTGAAAATCGTGTCATACCCTCCCATGTTTCATCGAACCTGCATTTCCAGACATTTACTCCCGAGGTCAACTGGTTCGTTATGTTTATCATCGGAATAGTGATAGGCGCATTCATATCAGCGAACCTGGGACGTGATTTTAAGGTCAGGGTGCCGCAAGAGCGGAAATGGCTCGCATATACGTTTATGGGCGGCATGCTCATGGGGCTGGGTGAGCGCATAGGCAACGGGTGTAACGTGGGTCATATTCTGTCCGGCGTACCCCAGTTTTCGATTGCCAGCCTCGTGGGAGGAGTGTTCATTGTTGTGGGTGCGTATGCTGGTTCAAAAATAATTGTGAGGCTGGTCTGA
- the atwA gene encoding methyl coenzyme M reductase system, component A2, whose product MSVGFDDVDVLKNINLTIDEGEAVGILGRSGAGKSILMHVLRGVEEYERISGQVIYHVAQCKKCGLIEPPSRVGTPCRKCSGNMTELTADFVSLPIHDPARKAISRRIAIMLQRTFALYGDERVIVNVMNALTEIGEKGPNAIHKAADLLDQVNMSHRMMHIARELSGGEKQRVVLARQLVKDPMMLIADEPTGTLDPKTAELVHEGIMNAVKEYKMSLIITSHWPRVIEELSHKAIWLEDGKIIAEGDPKTVSAKFMEQAGEIEKREINIGEPVIKAKNLRMKYFSLDRGVVNAVDGIDFEVREGEIFGIIGVSGAGKTTTSKIITGNLQPTEGEIDIRVGDEWVDMRIMGVHGKGRATKYIGVLHQEYSLYPHRNVIDNLTESIGLELPHELGERKAIYTLTTTGFSEHKALSILQKMPDELSEGERHRVAMAAVLMKEPRILVFDEPTGTMDPITKIEVSRSILHARETMGETFVIVSHDMDFVAEVCDRAALMRLGKIVDIGDTADVLSRLTKKEREESLEGISKDL is encoded by the coding sequence CTGTCAGTGGGTTTTGATGACGTGGATGTGTTGAAGAACATAAACCTTACAATTGATGAAGGAGAAGCGGTGGGAATTCTGGGCAGAAGCGGTGCTGGCAAGTCAATACTCATGCATGTGCTAAGGGGTGTGGAAGAATATGAACGGATATCAGGCCAGGTAATATATCATGTAGCCCAGTGTAAAAAATGCGGCCTCATAGAACCACCAAGCAGGGTAGGCACTCCATGCCGAAAGTGCAGCGGTAACATGACAGAATTAACTGCTGACTTTGTTTCTCTTCCCATCCATGACCCGGCAAGAAAAGCTATTTCCAGGCGTATTGCCATTATGCTTCAGCGGACTTTTGCCCTGTACGGTGATGAACGGGTCATTGTGAACGTGATGAACGCCCTTACCGAAATAGGGGAGAAAGGCCCCAACGCGATCCATAAAGCTGCTGACCTGCTTGACCAGGTGAACATGTCCCATAGAATGATGCACATAGCCCGTGAACTCAGCGGTGGAGAAAAGCAGAGGGTGGTGCTGGCAAGACAGCTTGTCAAAGACCCCATGATGCTCATTGCAGATGAACCCACAGGGACTCTTGACCCCAAAACCGCAGAACTTGTTCACGAAGGGATCATGAATGCGGTAAAAGAATACAAAATGTCACTGATCATCACATCGCACTGGCCCAGGGTAATCGAGGAACTCTCACATAAAGCGATCTGGCTGGAAGATGGTAAGATCATAGCAGAAGGGGACCCGAAGACCGTTAGTGCCAAATTCATGGAACAGGCCGGTGAAATAGAGAAACGTGAAATAAATATTGGCGAACCTGTTATAAAAGCCAAGAACCTGAGAATGAAATATTTCTCTCTTGACCGCGGTGTGGTCAATGCAGTGGATGGCATTGATTTTGAAGTGCGCGAGGGAGAGATATTCGGGATAATCGGCGTGAGCGGGGCCGGAAAGACCACAACATCCAAAATTATCACAGGTAATTTACAGCCCACCGAGGGTGAAATAGATATCCGGGTCGGAGATGAGTGGGTGGACATGAGAATAATGGGTGTCCATGGCAAAGGACGGGCTACCAAATATATCGGTGTACTGCACCAGGAATACAGTTTGTATCCTCACAGGAATGTCATAGATAACCTGACCGAATCCATTGGCCTTGAACTCCCGCATGAACTTGGTGAGCGTAAAGCCATTTATACTCTTACCACGACAGGATTCTCGGAACATAAGGCCCTGAGCATCCTTCAAAAGATGCCTGATGAGCTCAGTGAAGGGGAGCGGCACAGAGTGGCAATGGCGGCCGTACTGATGAAGGAACCAAGGATACTGGTATTTGACGAACCTACTGGTACCATGGACCCTATTACAAAAATCGAAGTATCCAGGTCAATTCTGCATGCCAGGGAGACCATGGGCGAAACATTTGTAATTGTCTCCCATGATATGGACTTTGTTGCCGAAGTATGTGACCGGGCTGCCCTGATGAGATTAGGTAAAATCGTGGATATTGGCGATACGGCCGATGTGCTCAGTCGCCTGACAAAAAAAGAACGTGAAGAATCACTGGAAGGTATATCGAAAGACTTATAG
- a CDS encoding sulfurtransferase TusA family protein has translation MNSEVLDTRGDICPVPLLKTIKKVGAMHSGDTLKVISDHPPARRSIPMELRKRGIGFTVDEKGVEFEITIIVP, from the coding sequence ATGAATTCAGAAGTCCTGGATACACGAGGTGATATTTGTCCGGTACCGCTGCTCAAGACCATCAAAAAGGTCGGTGCAATGCATAGCGGTGATACTCTAAAGGTCATCAGTGACCATCCGCCGGCAAGACGGTCCATTCCCATGGAACTGAGGAAACGCGGGATTGGATTTACCGTTGACGAAAAGGGTGTGGAGTTTGAAATTACTATAATTGTTCCATAG
- a CDS encoding Nif3-like dinuclear metal center hexameric protein: protein MNLKQAIKFLENIAPPELADEYDIGRIGLVLDRDNEVNKIATSLDVTNHVLLEAARCGADLLIAHHTPIYEPVNRLSKTLADTLKIALDNEISIYVMHTNYDRAQGGVNDVLAGLLGLHHTRTVDMGRVGDVAPTTTEELARLTAQRLDTHVQYAGDHPVERVMVLGGSGLRKEYIEMAIDAGADAFVSGELRHDVIPYSKDISLIDATHYATENPAMRELAKRLPVESVFIDCKPQVRVIVQ from the coding sequence ATGAACCTAAAACAGGCCATCAAATTCCTTGAAAACATTGCCCCACCTGAACTGGCTGATGAATACGATATCGGCAGGATAGGACTGGTCCTGGACCGCGACAATGAGGTGAATAAAATTGCGACCTCATTGGATGTCACCAACCATGTGCTGCTTGAGGCCGCCCGGTGTGGAGCAGACCTGCTGATAGCTCACCACACTCCCATCTACGAACCCGTGAACCGGCTTTCGAAGACCCTGGCAGATACCCTGAAGATAGCACTGGACAACGAGATATCCATCTATGTGATGCATACCAACTACGACCGGGCACAGGGCGGGGTCAATGACGTACTGGCGGGACTGCTGGGGTTGCACCATACCAGAACTGTTGATATGGGCCGTGTAGGGGATGTCGCTCCCACAACTACTGAAGAACTGGCCAGGTTGACCGCACAGCGGCTGGATACCCATGTCCAATATGCGGGCGACCATCCAGTTGAACGTGTAATGGTATTGGGTGGTAGCGGTTTGCGAAAGGAATATATTGAGATGGCAATTGATGCCGGGGCCGATGCCTTTGTGTCAGGTGAACTGCGCCATGATGTAATTCCCTATTCAAAGGACATCTCATTGATAGATGCCACCCATTACGCAACCGAGAACCCTGCCATGCGAGAACTTGCCAAAAGGTTGCCTGTCGAATCCGTATTCATCGACTGTAAACCGCAGGTACGCGTGATTGTTCAATAG
- a CDS encoding transcriptional regulator produces the protein MEAPTMQKIVDIGEAIRHPLRLKIIYLLSQREWYIYELAKELNVSRQVLYLHLKRLEKSGFVEGDLRLEDDDMRAKNFYRLKDFRIELGLDDLETIF, from the coding sequence ATGGAAGCACCCACTATGCAAAAGATAGTGGATATCGGTGAGGCCATACGCCATCCCTTAAGGCTCAAGATAATCTATCTGCTATCCCAGCGGGAATGGTACATCTATGAACTGGCCAAGGAACTGAATGTAAGCAGGCAGGTCCTCTATCTTCACTTGAAACGACTTGAGAAATCAGGATTTGTTGAGGGTGACCTGCGGCTGGAAGATGACGATATGAGGGCAAAGAACTTTTACCGGCTCAAGGATTTCAGGATAGAACTGGGTCTTGATGACCTGGAAACGATATTCTGA
- a CDS encoding methanogenesis marker 15 protein: MGKENLVKIAQLSCGSVYSGIQQEIEMAAGMVDAEIIYPEITIDDVKVVQEEFGLQVASPDLRLMMARAKALVDGKVRADAVLIATCFRCAEGALVRNEIRRYIHENSKLPVISYSFTERTTAATLLTRLEALTTTARRRSLLAREHQEGLTAGIDSGSTTTKAVIMKDDKVVGTGWVPTVKVMESATEALDNAMKEAGITRDDIQALGVTGYGRFLIGEEFKASLIQEEITVNSKGAVYLAGFQKGQATVIDIGGMDNKAISVQDGIPGMFTMGGICAGASGRFLEMTAKRLGVDITELGALAVKGMRENVEMNSYCIVFGIQSLVNSLAKGSSADDVAAAACFSVVEQVFMQQLQEVEVKEPLIMVGGSALIAGVPRAMEKLLQIKVTVPPYAQYIGAVGAALLASGFINK; encoded by the coding sequence ATGGGAAAAGAGAATCTTGTCAAGATCGCCCAGCTGTCCTGCGGCAGTGTGTACAGCGGTATCCAGCAGGAAATTGAAATGGCTGCCGGGATGGTTGATGCAGAGATCATTTACCCTGAGATAACCATTGACGATGTTAAGGTCGTACAGGAAGAGTTCGGCCTGCAGGTGGCCAGTCCTGACCTGAGGTTGATGATGGCCAGGGCCAAAGCTCTGGTGGATGGGAAGGTCAGGGCTGATGCTGTGCTGATAGCGACCTGTTTCAGGTGTGCCGAGGGTGCACTGGTGCGAAATGAGATACGCAGGTATATTCACGAGAACTCGAAATTGCCTGTTATCAGTTATTCATTTACTGAACGTACAACGGCTGCTACTCTGCTCACCAGACTGGAGGCCCTGACCACCACTGCCCGGCGGCGCAGTCTGCTTGCCAGGGAACACCAGGAAGGACTGACCGCTGGTATTGATTCAGGGTCCACCACCACCAAAGCGGTGATCATGAAGGACGATAAAGTGGTGGGTACGGGCTGGGTGCCTACGGTCAAGGTCATGGAAAGTGCCACCGAGGCACTGGACAATGCCATGAAAGAAGCGGGAATTACCAGGGATGATATACAGGCCCTAGGTGTTACAGGATATGGCAGGTTCCTGATAGGGGAGGAGTTCAAGGCCTCCCTGATCCAGGAGGAGATCACGGTGAATTCCAAAGGTGCGGTCTACCTGGCAGGTTTCCAAAAGGGTCAGGCGACTGTTATTGATATTGGAGGTATGGACAATAAGGCCATATCGGTGCAGGATGGTATTCCGGGTATGTTCACTATGGGCGGTATATGCGCCGGAGCATCTGGCCGCTTCCTGGAGATGACTGCCAAGCGCCTCGGAGTGGATATCACTGAACTGGGTGCGCTGGCTGTAAAGGGAATGCGGGAAAATGTGGAGATGAACAGTTACTGTATCGTGTTCGGTATCCAGAGCCTGGTCAATTCGCTGGCCAAGGGGTCTTCAGCTGATGATGTGGCTGCAGCAGCTTGTTTCAGTGTGGTGGAACAGGTTTTTATGCAGCAATTGCAGGAAGTTGAGGTCAAAGAACCGCTGATCATGGTAGGCGGGTCGGCACTTATTGCCGGTGTTCCCAGAGCCATGGAGAAACTGTTACAGATCAAGGTGACGGTACCCCCGTATGCCCAGTACATAGGCGCGGTGGGTGCAGCGCTGCTGGCATCTGGTTTCATCAATAAATAG
- the gatE gene encoding Glu-tRNA(Gln) amidotransferase subunit GatE, which produces MSRKYDYSKLGLIAGLEIHQQLDTKEKLFCGCPTTLRDNEDSNFEFFRYLRPTRSEMGEVDRAAAEEAMLTKRFVYKAYDTTCLVENDEEPPGELNREALGITLQIAKLLNMRVFDEIHTMRKIVIDGSNTSGFQRTALASTSGYIETSQGNVGVGVLCLEEEAARKLEDKGDTVKYSLDRLGIPLVEIGTEPDIRSPAHARETAERIGMLLRSTGSVKRGLGTIRQDVNISIARGARVEIKGVQALDLIETIVEQEVERQVNLLDIMDELRSRNASVPGDTVDVTDLFIQSQSKVIKNALKKGVVLAAKLPGFAGLVGRQVQPGRRLGTELSDYAKKSGVGGIFHTDELPAYGITEQEVEALRQAVDAGEGDAVILVADLETRATGAMQLATERARMALNSVPEETRRSLPDGNSAYMRPLPGAARMYPETDIPPVVVTAEMLDAVELPELLPQRKARYMEEWGLNEELAGRMAYSAHFTLFEEVLSKVAGINPMLVATTLMSTLPELRREGLNIDRLEPQHFEDVFRLIVSGGAAKEVVPEILSQIIEHPEMTAEDAARELGLGKKRLEDIEHLIENIVIRKLDFVKERGMGAVGPLMGEVMKELRGIVDGEVASSLLKKKIEKHLGQEK; this is translated from the coding sequence ATGAGTCGTAAGTACGATTATAGTAAACTGGGCCTGATAGCAGGCCTGGAGATACACCAGCAGCTTGACACGAAGGAAAAACTGTTCTGCGGTTGTCCGACTACGTTACGTGACAATGAAGATTCCAATTTTGAATTTTTCAGGTATTTACGCCCTACCCGCAGCGAGATGGGCGAGGTGGACCGGGCCGCAGCCGAAGAAGCGATGCTGACAAAACGGTTCGTGTATAAAGCCTATGACACGACCTGCCTGGTGGAGAATGATGAGGAACCACCCGGGGAATTGAACCGGGAGGCGCTTGGCATCACTCTTCAAATAGCAAAACTCCTGAACATGCGCGTGTTCGATGAGATACATACCATGCGCAAGATTGTGATAGACGGTTCCAACACTTCAGGATTCCAGCGGACTGCGCTGGCTTCTACCAGCGGATATATTGAAACAAGCCAGGGTAATGTCGGGGTAGGTGTACTGTGCCTGGAAGAAGAAGCCGCCCGGAAATTGGAGGATAAAGGTGATACTGTTAAGTATTCACTTGACCGGCTCGGTATCCCGCTTGTGGAGATCGGGACAGAGCCGGATATCAGATCACCGGCCCATGCCAGGGAGACAGCCGAACGTATCGGTATGCTGCTGCGCTCAACAGGGAGTGTCAAGCGGGGATTGGGTACTATCAGGCAGGATGTGAACATTTCTATTGCCCGGGGCGCACGGGTGGAGATCAAAGGTGTGCAGGCCCTGGACCTTATCGAGACCATTGTGGAGCAGGAAGTTGAGCGGCAGGTGAACCTGCTGGATATCATGGATGAGCTACGCTCCCGGAACGCTTCTGTCCCCGGGGATACTGTTGATGTCACTGACCTGTTCATCCAGAGCCAGTCCAAGGTCATAAAAAATGCACTGAAAAAAGGGGTGGTGCTGGCAGCGAAGTTGCCAGGTTTTGCAGGTTTGGTTGGCCGCCAGGTCCAGCCGGGGCGCAGGTTAGGAACTGAATTATCCGACTATGCCAAAAAATCAGGTGTTGGAGGGATATTCCATACCGATGAACTGCCTGCATACGGTATAACCGAACAGGAGGTGGAAGCCCTGCGACAGGCAGTAGATGCTGGCGAAGGGGATGCTGTCATCCTGGTGGCAGACCTGGAAACGCGTGCAACCGGGGCCATGCAATTGGCCACAGAACGGGCACGTATGGCACTCAATTCAGTGCCGGAAGAGACCCGGCGGTCATTACCTGACGGTAACTCGGCTTACATGCGACCCCTGCCAGGTGCTGCGAGAATGTATCCGGAGACCGACATCCCTCCAGTGGTTGTGACTGCGGAAATGCTCGATGCTGTCGAACTGCCGGAACTGCTTCCCCAGCGCAAGGCCAGGTATATGGAAGAATGGGGGCTCAATGAAGAACTGGCAGGCAGGATGGCATACTCTGCTCACTTTACGTTGTTTGAGGAAGTCCTTTCAAAAGTAGCGGGGATAAATCCCATGCTTGTTGCCACAACATTGATGAGCACGCTGCCGGAACTCAGGCGAGAGGGTTTGAACATAGACAGATTAGAGCCTCAACATTTTGAAGACGTATTCAGGCTGATAGTGTCGGGAGGAGCTGCTAAAGAAGTTGTACCGGAAATATTGTCTCAGATAATAGAACACCCAGAAATGACTGCTGAAGATGCTGCCAGGGAATTGGGTTTAGGAAAGAAGCGATTAGAAGATATTGAACATCTTATCGAGAATATCGTGATCCGGAAACTGGACTTTGTGAAGGAGCGCGGTATGGGCGCCGTAGGACCGTTAATGGGTGAGGTCATGAAAGAACTGCGGGGCATCGTTGATGGTGAGGTTGCCAGCAGCCTGCTGAAAAAGAAGATCGAAAAACATCTGGGCCAGGAAAAATAA
- a CDS encoding PepSY domain-containing protein: MRRKLMILFVIAALVGATGIASARMGGQGGYYAQQNGDNDWANQMYQWMGQHMGRWGGHMMGYGQYADSDAVLVTQEEAVQLIEDAVDGTLTSEMYQMGRWFVASYEDDDGVTKQARVDMFTGEVYDDFYAYMSENADFNNGRGGFRGAGNGAGCAMWG; encoded by the coding sequence ATGAGACGAAAATTGATGATATTGTTCGTTATAGCAGCTCTGGTGGGTGCCACAGGCATCGCCAGTGCAAGAATGGGCGGACAGGGCGGGTACTACGCCCAGCAGAATGGTGATAATGACTGGGCCAACCAGATGTACCAGTGGATGGGCCAGCATATGGGACGCTGGGGCGGACACATGATGGGGTACGGCCAGTATGCAGATAGTGATGCCGTATTAGTGACCCAGGAAGAAGCTGTCCAGCTCATCGAGGACGCTGTGGATGGTACGTTAACTTCTGAAATGTACCAGATGGGACGCTGGTTTGTAGCTTCCTATGAGGACGATGACGGAGTAACAAAACAGGCACGTGTTGACATGTTTACGGGTGAAGTATATGATGACTTCTATGCATATATGTCTGAAAATGCTGACTTCAACAATGGTCGTGGAGGTTTCAGAGGTGCAGGTAATGGTGCCGGTTGCGCGATGTGGGGCTAA
- a CDS encoding methanogenesis marker 3 protein: MSSTITVELNELSMEMEDGTTLGELLTTTKATYHKGTTIGIVKGGEEKEEQTTEYSLKTNKGEFKIEVDSQNAEFLNIWATVFVGKELRAHWATPDAVAFGPVGTGIKPDRGTYGYKKYDIIFGAGGYDAKNTYVIIAKNNHTASHGSPLNGGVFARVISSKNIISKLEQGDTITGIEPVIKWETLTDKITTTDMDTVLENGMKIFTYFAVELNKDSPEGAEHFLGLVRHGYFKVDDISSSYVVDDVLKGENCPFESLDSRSEGSVAVRTQGDGMGRVFISKEDRTSSMAHSIVGMVTKGVELVKLADKGNKLTISATPERVMFLGLKINEAIDLAHERGLTLEIGGYEGDDAIIVEQRPETTMEILEGGKISAFCIPPDQLIHIKFYYDRAPITIEFFKHALKLKERPLGPLPVDLTYENTTLLKTIKRAETYKEIMPENTPVEIVLAGEMGVTNQASKTYGLIGVKTIDDKRYGPTGEKFHCTNIIGKVIDAEKLKDFQKGDIVYVMEVEQDE; encoded by the coding sequence GTGAGCAGCACGATCACAGTTGAGTTAAATGAACTTTCAATGGAGATGGAAGACGGGACCACACTGGGTGAGTTGCTAACAACGACGAAAGCAACCTATCACAAAGGAACAACCATAGGAATTGTGAAAGGTGGAGAAGAAAAGGAAGAGCAAACTACCGAATATAGTCTTAAAACGAACAAAGGTGAGTTCAAGATTGAAGTGGATTCTCAAAATGCTGAATTCTTGAATATCTGGGCCACTGTTTTTGTGGGAAAGGAATTGCGTGCTCACTGGGCTACTCCTGATGCAGTGGCCTTTGGTCCTGTTGGAACGGGTATTAAACCCGATAGAGGTACCTATGGATATAAGAAATATGATATTATCTTCGGGGCTGGTGGGTATGATGCCAAGAACACCTACGTGATAATTGCAAAAAACAATCACACAGCATCTCATGGTTCCCCGCTAAACGGCGGTGTATTTGCCAGGGTCATAAGCAGCAAGAACATCATTTCAAAACTGGAACAGGGAGATACCATTACCGGTATTGAACCGGTAATAAAATGGGAGACGCTTACAGATAAGATCACTACAACTGACATGGATACTGTACTTGAAAATGGTATGAAGATATTTACGTATTTTGCGGTTGAATTAAATAAAGATTCACCTGAAGGTGCAGAACATTTCCTTGGTCTGGTGCGTCACGGGTACTTCAAGGTAGATGATATATCCAGTTCGTACGTGGTGGATGACGTGCTCAAAGGAGAAAATTGTCCATTCGAATCGCTGGATTCCCGCTCAGAGGGTAGTGTTGCGGTACGTACCCAGGGTGATGGAATGGGTAGGGTATTCATTTCAAAGGAAGACCGTACCAGCAGCATGGCACATTCAATTGTGGGAATGGTGACGAAGGGGGTTGAACTGGTAAAGCTGGCTGACAAAGGCAATAAACTGACGATATCTGCCACACCAGAGCGGGTTATGTTTTTGGGCCTGAAGATCAATGAAGCGATTGACCTGGCGCACGAACGTGGACTTACTTTGGAGATTGGAGGATATGAAGGAGATGATGCTATAATAGTTGAACAGCGTCCAGAAACCACCATGGAGATATTGGAAGGGGGAAAAATATCTGCATTTTGCATTCCACCTGACCAGTTGATCCACATCAAATTTTATTATGATAGGGCACCCATAACTATAGAGTTTTTCAAACACGCCCTCAAGCTCAAGGAGCGGCCGCTCGGTCCATTGCCTGTGGATTTAACATATGAGAATACAACACTGCTAAAGACCATCAAACGTGCTGAGACCTACAAGGAGATTATGCCCGAAAACACACCGGTTGAAATTGTGCTTGCAGGTGAAATGGGAGTGACCAACCAGGCTTCCAAGACATATGGCCTGATAGGGGTCAAGACCATCGATGATAAGCGATATGGTCCCACAGGTGAGAAGTTCCACTGTACGAATATAATCGGCAAAGTGATCGATGCGGAGAAATTAAAGGACTTCCAAAAAGGCGATATCGTCTATGTGATGGAGGTGGAGCAGGATGAGTGA